From a single Calothrix sp. NIES-2098 genomic region:
- a CDS encoding Cl- channel voltage-gated family protein produces MLQPRRLAFFEACAIGLVSGLAAVVLGQAVDWAGAWRVHISYLWPAYLVLPAIGLVGGVLAGWLVERFAPEASGSGMSEVKAVLARVPMPLNLRIALVKLVSATLVLGSGMPLGREGPTVQIGAALANQLSNWVPTSPEHRRQLIAAGAGAGLAAAFNAPIAGVLFVVEELLQDVSGITLGTAILASFIASVISRLYGSHSLDLNVNLAVTHTTFFAQEIPFYLILGVLAGLLGILFNKSVIASLAVNRRLLRLSLPWRIGIVGLITGIVIALLPVAFRNHAGLRDMLLTGSSDSLLAAIAFIVQFSLIILTYGSGAPGGLLVPTLVLGAALGYLVGAMQESLLAMSAATTYAHVGMAAFFSAVSKVPITAVVIVFEMTTDFNLVLPLMIVSVVAYLVAEKIDYRSLYDLLLEWKGIHIKKEPVAEGLLAQLTAADVMQRRVETLSSKMSIDEAVQAFSHSHHRNFPVVENGKLVGLVTQKDVVNTNSQQLARDTPIDRIMTPEPVTVSPTATLAYVLHLLNRYNLSCLPVTEGRKLVGIITRTDIIRVEAERLNGNVDKMEPTKTLEPSYVIYQTRAPAIRKGRLLVPLSHPQTAETLLEMAAAIAKQKNYEIECLQVIIVPRDRTPSETPVNTHKSHRLLQQAVQLGEDWRIPVHTQIRVAHDVAGAILETVKERHIDLVLMGWKGNTSTPGRVFSRVVDTVIRQAACDVVLVKLNDHKGFERWLLPMAGGPNSSQAIQLLPALTSLSSSPAIKLYQVFKPTESQPDTTLLDNCVRFLQPRVNGQITATPVCASSVPEAVIDCAQQDHSDVIILGASRESLLKQAINGNIPENISRRSNCTVILVRSATA; encoded by the coding sequence ATGCTGCAACCAAGACGCTTGGCTTTTTTTGAAGCTTGCGCGATTGGTTTGGTGTCTGGGTTGGCAGCAGTTGTATTAGGGCAAGCAGTAGACTGGGCAGGAGCATGGCGAGTTCATATTTCCTACCTTTGGCCTGCCTATTTGGTGTTACCTGCTATTGGCCTAGTAGGCGGAGTCTTAGCTGGTTGGCTAGTAGAGCGCTTTGCACCAGAAGCATCAGGTAGTGGGATGTCGGAAGTGAAGGCGGTACTAGCTCGTGTACCGATGCCGTTGAATCTGCGGATTGCTTTAGTTAAGTTAGTCAGTGCCACTTTAGTGCTTGGTTCGGGAATGCCTCTAGGGAGGGAAGGGCCGACTGTGCAAATTGGGGCGGCTTTAGCCAATCAACTGAGTAATTGGGTGCCAACTTCCCCAGAACATCGTCGTCAACTGATCGCCGCTGGGGCTGGCGCAGGGTTAGCCGCAGCTTTTAATGCGCCGATTGCAGGTGTCTTATTTGTAGTGGAAGAACTACTCCAAGATGTCTCAGGTATTACCCTTGGCACTGCAATTCTGGCTTCTTTTATTGCTTCAGTTATCTCTCGGCTCTATGGCAGTCACAGCCTAGATCTGAACGTTAATTTAGCTGTTACACATACAACATTCTTTGCTCAGGAAATCCCTTTCTACTTGATTTTGGGAGTTCTGGCTGGGTTACTAGGAATTCTATTTAATAAAAGTGTGATTGCGAGTTTGGCAGTTAACCGCCGCTTGCTACGCCTAAGTTTACCCTGGCGAATTGGAATTGTTGGGTTAATTACTGGTATTGTTATCGCGCTTTTACCTGTAGCTTTTCGCAATCATGCTGGGTTGAGAGATATGTTACTTACAGGTAGTAGTGATTCATTGTTGGCTGCGATCGCTTTTATTGTTCAATTTAGCCTAATTATTTTAACTTACGGTTCTGGAGCACCAGGAGGGTTACTAGTTCCCACCTTAGTCTTAGGTGCTGCCCTTGGCTACCTAGTAGGTGCTATGCAAGAGAGCTTGCTAGCAATGAGTGCAGCCACAACCTACGCCCATGTGGGTATGGCTGCATTTTTTAGTGCTGTCTCTAAGGTACCAATTACTGCTGTTGTCATTGTGTTTGAGATGACCACAGATTTTAATTTGGTGCTACCGTTAATGATTGTGTCTGTAGTTGCTTATTTAGTTGCAGAAAAGATAGATTATAGGTCGCTTTACGATCTGCTACTCGAATGGAAGGGCATTCATATTAAAAAAGAACCCGTTGCCGAGGGACTTTTAGCCCAGTTAACTGCCGCAGATGTGATGCAGCGCCGTGTCGAAACTCTCTCTAGCAAAATGAGTATTGATGAAGCAGTACAGGCATTTTCCCATTCTCATCATCGCAATTTCCCAGTTGTCGAGAATGGCAAACTAGTTGGACTTGTTACTCAAAAAGATGTAGTAAATACTAACTCACAGCAGTTAGCTCGCGATACACCGATCGATCGAATTATGACACCAGAGCCAGTTACAGTCAGCCCCACGGCTACCCTGGCTTATGTTTTACATCTACTTAACCGTTATAACTTGAGCTGTTTACCTGTTACAGAAGGTCGCAAACTTGTAGGAATTATTACACGTACTGATATTATTCGTGTTGAAGCCGAGCGACTCAATGGCAATGTAGACAAAATGGAGCCAACGAAGACATTAGAACCTTCTTATGTAATTTACCAAACTCGCGCTCCGGCTATTAGAAAAGGCAGGTTGTTAGTGCCATTGTCCCATCCACAGACAGCCGAGACCTTACTAGAAATGGCAGCAGCGATTGCTAAACAGAAGAATTACGAAATCGAATGTCTGCAAGTAATTATAGTTCCACGCGATCGCACTCCCTCTGAAACACCAGTGAACACCCACAAAAGTCATCGTCTGTTGCAACAGGCTGTACAGTTAGGAGAAGATTGGCGAATTCCTGTGCATACACAGATTCGAGTTGCCCATGATGTTGCAGGGGCAATATTAGAGACTGTTAAAGAGCGACATATAGATTTAGTACTCATGGGTTGGAAAGGCAATACTTCAACTCCAGGTAGAGTTTTCAGCCGAGTTGTTGATACCGTCATTCGCCAGGCTGCTTGTGATGTTGTCTTAGTTAAATTAAATGACCATAAAGGTTTTGAGCGTTGGTTGCTACCAATGGCAGGTGGCCCCAACTCTAGCCAAGCAATTCAGCTATTACCTGCGCTGACTTCCCTAAGTTCATCACCTGCGATTAAGCTATATCAGGTTTTCAAACCTACTGAATCTCAACCTGATACCACATTGCTCGACAACTGTGTTCGCTTTCTTCAGCCGAGAGTTAATGGTCAGATAACTGCTACACCAGTCTGTGCTAGTTCGGTTCCTGAGGCTGTCATTGATTGCGCCCAACAAGACCATAGTGATGTGATTATCCTGGGTGCTAGTCGTGAAAGTCTTCTCAAGCAGGCGATTAATGGCAATATTCCTGAAAATATTTCTCGTAGAAGTAATTGCACAGTTATTTTGGTACGCAGTGCCACCGCATAA
- a CDS encoding LuxR family two component transcriptional regulator, producing MTVLSLETYQIYGHLPVDKKLNILIVDDHELILTGTFDVLSRNYPEANIQKVQTAQQLLTLLPCPHQFDLIVMDLSIPNQQGETAEIDTGIKLLQTLLKEYPVCNFVVQTSYVKALIRIKHEIDNHQAGFAIADKGLPEAEMLIRVNLALQGGTHTKDIKTGIELKPEWLEVLRLAFEESLTDKAIAERMYKSERAIRAYWTKIQDVLGVYPEDCKQSGKNMRIQTEIRSREEGLID from the coding sequence ATGACAGTACTAAGCTTAGAAACATATCAAATTTATGGGCATCTACCAGTAGATAAAAAGTTAAATATTCTGATTGTCGATGACCATGAATTAATTTTGACCGGAACTTTTGATGTCTTAAGTAGAAACTATCCCGAAGCGAATATACAGAAGGTTCAGACAGCCCAACAGCTACTGACTCTACTTCCATGTCCTCATCAGTTTGACCTGATTGTGATGGATTTGTCGATTCCTAATCAGCAAGGGGAGACGGCAGAAATTGATACGGGAATTAAACTGTTGCAAACTTTACTCAAAGAATATCCTGTTTGCAATTTCGTCGTGCAAACAAGTTATGTCAAGGCGTTAATTCGGATTAAACACGAAATTGATAATCATCAAGCTGGGTTTGCGATCGCAGACAAAGGATTGCCTGAAGCGGAAATGCTCATACGAGTTAATTTAGCACTTCAGGGTGGCACTCATACCAAAGACATCAAAACTGGTATCGAACTCAAACCCGAATGGTTAGAGGTGTTGCGGTTGGCTTTTGAAGAGAGTTTGACAGATAAAGCGATCGCCGAGCGAATGTATAAATCAGAACGAGCAATACGCGCTTACTGGACGAAAATTCAGGATGTGTTGGGGGTATATCCAGAAGACTGCAAACAAAGCGGTAAAAATATGCGCATCCAAACCGAAATTCGTTCTCGTGAAGAAGGTTTAATTGATTAA
- a CDS encoding putative Chase2 sensor protein, with product MQRRIWNLIRQELGLWSQAAPPGIMVLVVVILIRIAGGMQSLEWIFLDTMLCLRPVEKLDERVVIVGIDEKDIQSVGQYPVPDEKIAQLLTKLETYQPLAIGLDIFKNVPVEPGGEQLTQVLQKNQNIIGIEKILPPGEIAPPRSLLPQKVGFVDLPNDEDSKNRRYLLYTPNPQNVNEDKYSLALRLINNYLQNQAINISTGKNDPNTIMFDRVELPRITKNFGGYVNVDDGGLSILMNFRNNSQPFYVVSLLDIINDKVDGKLLRDRIVLVGNRNMSVGDFFYTSALPSLKLSGQIYGIDYHAHVISQVLSTVIDGRPMLYSWGDMGEYAWIFICGLLPIAIGRLTQSVWKNLLSVAVAGFCLFSCGYVMLWLWGIWIPVAPNLLILAVNGLGLSAFAFYRHDRFLRSQIKERQNTIQHTFTIIHNGPLQTLAYGLQHLRAQDIPYEQLVEQFEKLDREIREIGDFLKLEALTKEESLRLGSGLILELKRPLHDLLYEVYSTTLERPNFENFKTLKVKVRNFEPIDEKYLSWEDKREICLFLEEALCNVGKHAKGVKRVQASGIYSENQYKLSVKDNGLGIKSKLENKGTKNSKTLAKQLGGEFRRESLFPRGTICELSWTPMKKF from the coding sequence ATGCAAAGGAGAATCTGGAATCTCATTCGCCAAGAACTGGGTTTGTGGTCGCAAGCTGCACCGCCTGGAATAATGGTGCTGGTTGTGGTGATATTGATACGTATAGCTGGAGGAATGCAATCTTTAGAATGGATTTTCCTTGATACGATGTTATGTCTGCGTCCAGTAGAAAAACTCGATGAACGTGTCGTAATTGTGGGTATCGACGAAAAGGATATTCAATCGGTTGGACAATACCCCGTTCCAGATGAAAAAATTGCACAGTTACTTACTAAGCTAGAAACCTATCAACCGTTAGCAATTGGATTAGATATATTTAAAAACGTTCCTGTCGAACCAGGTGGCGAACAACTCACACAAGTATTACAGAAAAATCAGAATATTATTGGTATTGAAAAAATATTACCACCTGGAGAAATTGCACCACCCCGAAGTTTGCTACCCCAAAAAGTTGGATTTGTTGATTTACCGAATGATGAGGATAGCAAAAATCGACGCTATTTGTTGTATACGCCGAATCCGCAAAATGTCAACGAAGATAAATATTCTCTAGCGCTACGGTTAATTAATAACTACTTGCAAAACCAGGCAATAAATATCAGTACAGGTAAAAATGACCCGAATACAATTATGTTCGATCGGGTTGAATTACCCCGCATCACCAAAAATTTTGGTGGATACGTTAATGTTGATGATGGCGGATTGTCAATCTTGATGAACTTCCGCAACAATTCCCAGCCTTTTTATGTTGTATCGCTACTCGATATTATCAATGATAAAGTTGATGGGAAATTGTTGCGCGATCGCATTGTGTTAGTTGGCAATCGTAATATGAGCGTAGGTGATTTTTTTTATACATCTGCGTTGCCAAGCTTAAAATTAAGCGGTCAAATTTATGGCATTGATTATCACGCTCATGTCATTAGTCAAGTCCTTAGTACTGTAATCGATGGTCGCCCCATGCTATACAGTTGGGGAGATATGGGAGAGTACGCCTGGATATTCATTTGTGGTTTGTTACCAATTGCGATTGGCAGACTGACTCAATCTGTGTGGAAAAATCTACTGAGTGTTGCTGTAGCCGGATTTTGTCTGTTTAGCTGCGGGTATGTGATGTTGTGGTTGTGGGGGATATGGATTCCTGTAGCACCTAACTTGCTGATATTAGCTGTAAATGGTCTGGGTTTAAGTGCTTTTGCATTTTACCGACACGATCGATTCTTGCGATCGCAAATTAAGGAACGCCAGAACACAATTCAACACACTTTTACTATCATTCATAATGGCCCCTTACAAACTCTAGCTTATGGATTACAACATCTGCGTGCTCAAGATATCCCTTACGAACAATTAGTTGAACAATTTGAAAAGCTGGATCGAGAAATTCGAGAAATTGGCGATTTTCTCAAACTCGAAGCATTAACTAAAGAAGAGAGTTTGCGTTTAGGTAGTGGATTAATCCTCGAATTAAAGCGACCATTGCACGATTTATTATATGAAGTTTATTCTACTACTTTAGAACGCCCAAATTTTGAAAATTTTAAAACCTTAAAAGTTAAAGTTCGTAATTTTGAACCGATTGATGAGAAGTATTTAAGTTGGGAAGATAAACGAGAAATATGTCTATTTTTGGAAGAAGCTTTATGTAATGTTGGTAAACACGCCAAAGGAGTTAAGCGCGTTCAAGCATCGGGTATTTATAGTGAAAATCAATACAAGTTGTCTGTCAAAGATAACGGTTTAGGAATTAAATCAAAGCTAGAAAATAAAGGCACAAAAAACTCTAAAACGCTAGCCAAACAATTGGGAGGAGAGTTTCGGAGGGAATCGCTTTTTCCTCGCGGCACTATCTGCGAACTGAGTTGGACACCTATGAAAAAATTTTAA
- a CDS encoding TPR repeat protein — protein MNKNNCCDRIFNIQIKNKYCKLLLSAPQQTHILLKLGNLCQRIIYCFTQQYQKLNFHRFTKLFFLLTLIICLLFGQVVSAQSPNTNVVIKQGIKEYNSGNFFNAIQNWQEALNQYKNNPSATAVVNENLARAYQQIGENKDAIASLEAAIRDYGVVENIQQVGRMKSELAQVYSDLGQPRKAIALLCGQLVDKSKYPVNQNIECTSDSAAQIAIKYNDKRGQVAALGILGEAYRLVGSYDQAIKYLDAAQQVTPEYQFLVFNSLGNAYKSRGQLRELQADSAKKAGISSKEQELTQKSLDDYKRAYQYFQDSIKFARNQKQAVAEMRGLLNLIQLASQTNKNKFINDEEFNKTLQDALKVLESLPDSATKVYGEIDLAYLQRNNKGTSLFTDCPTHLILSSENEALNLLENSILTSKKIQDNRLISYSNGALGHFWECRRDNNKALKYTQAAIIAADSKLSAKDSLYLWEWQAGRILDAQNQKQEAIASYQRAFDTLEDIRQDILTAERDVQFDFRDVVRPLYRTLAQSRLELLGVGAITDEGRAKELSKVVNTIDALKLAELQNYFGNDCILSGLNPKLVGELLEENSVAFKNSAFLSSIILNNKTGILLQLPDRATKFKWIEDPNQQGTTKIVSSDTLEKKIAEFRKGLISKEEINYDTTIAAQLYDWIIRPFADDIKSQKIKTLVFIQDGFLRSVPMAALYDSQQKKYLVETYAVATTPSLRLTKPTLRDRSIQKALILGLTQKATIDSKTFNPLFAVPNEVSAVESIFPNCTPLIDDNFTSKNFQQQLEKTPYSIIHIASHAQFGIIPEDTFIVTGKNQKLTISQLETSLRNLKTKSDNIELLTLTACETAVGDDRATLGLAGVALQVGVKSAIASLWSVTDESTSELVKTFYTKYRNTSVSIAQALQTAQIRMINAKKLPSSENLNPLYDHPAYWAPMIAIGNWL, from the coding sequence ATGAATAAGAATAACTGTTGTGATCGCATTTTCAACATTCAAATTAAAAATAAATATTGCAAATTATTACTTTCTGCACCGCAACAGACCCATATATTGTTGAAACTGGGAAACCTTTGCCAACGAATAATTTATTGCTTTACTCAGCAATACCAAAAACTAAATTTTCATCGATTTACTAAATTATTTTTTTTGCTAACTCTTATAATTTGTTTATTGTTTGGACAAGTCGTATCTGCACAATCTCCAAATACAAATGTAGTGATTAAACAAGGAATTAAAGAGTATAATTCCGGCAATTTTTTCAATGCTATACAGAATTGGCAAGAGGCACTAAATCAGTATAAAAATAACCCGTCAGCTACGGCGGTTGTGAATGAAAATTTGGCGCGTGCTTACCAACAAATAGGAGAAAATAAAGATGCGATCGCATCTCTAGAAGCAGCAATTCGTGACTATGGTGTGGTGGAAAATATCCAGCAAGTTGGACGCATGAAGTCAGAATTAGCACAAGTTTACAGCGATTTAGGACAACCTCGCAAAGCGATCGCGCTGTTGTGCGGTCAACTGGTAGATAAATCGAAATATCCAGTCAACCAGAACATAGAATGCACTTCAGACAGTGCTGCACAAATTGCTATCAAATATAATGACAAACGCGGACAGGTTGCAGCTTTAGGGATTCTTGGTGAAGCTTATCGCTTAGTCGGTAGTTATGACCAAGCAATTAAATATTTAGACGCAGCGCAACAAGTTACTCCAGAATATCAATTTTTGGTGTTCAATAGTTTGGGTAATGCTTACAAAAGTCGCGGTCAATTGCGAGAGTTACAAGCTGATTCTGCAAAGAAGGCTGGTATTTCTAGTAAAGAACAAGAATTGACGCAAAAATCTCTAGATGACTATAAAAGAGCTTACCAATATTTTCAGGATAGTATAAAATTCGCCCGCAATCAAAAGCAAGCTGTAGCCGAGATGCGGGGATTATTAAATTTAATTCAGTTGGCTTCCCAGACAAATAAGAATAAATTTATTAATGATGAGGAGTTTAACAAAACTCTTCAAGATGCTTTAAAAGTTCTCGAAAGTTTGCCCGATTCAGCAACAAAAGTCTATGGAGAAATTGATTTAGCATACTTGCAGCGCAATAATAAAGGAACTTCACTTTTTACCGACTGTCCAACTCATCTGATTTTATCTAGTGAAAATGAAGCATTGAATTTGTTAGAAAATTCAATATTAACAAGTAAAAAAATCCAAGATAATCGCCTAATTTCCTATTCTAATGGTGCTTTAGGACATTTCTGGGAATGCCGCAGAGATAATAATAAGGCATTAAAGTATACCCAAGCTGCAATTATTGCCGCAGACAGCAAGTTGAGTGCAAAAGATAGCTTGTATTTGTGGGAGTGGCAAGCAGGACGCATTTTAGATGCACAGAATCAAAAACAAGAAGCGATCGCATCCTATCAGCGAGCATTTGATACTTTAGAAGATATTCGTCAGGATATTTTGACTGCTGAACGGGATGTACAGTTTGACTTCCGCGATGTCGTCAGACCATTGTATCGAACATTGGCACAGTCGCGGCTAGAGTTGTTAGGAGTGGGAGCAATTACAGACGAAGGACGTGCCAAGGAACTATCAAAAGTAGTTAACACTATCGATGCCCTAAAACTTGCAGAATTACAGAATTATTTTGGCAATGATTGCATTTTGAGTGGGTTGAATCCTAAATTAGTAGGCGAACTCCTCGAAGAGAATAGTGTCGCGTTTAAGAATAGTGCATTTTTGAGTTCAATTATTTTAAATAATAAAACTGGGATATTATTGCAGTTACCCGATCGAGCAACCAAATTTAAGTGGATTGAAGACCCCAATCAACAAGGTACAACTAAAATAGTTAGCAGCGACACTTTAGAGAAAAAAATTGCTGAATTTCGCAAGGGACTAATTAGCAAGGAAGAAATTAACTACGACACGACAATTGCGGCACAGCTTTATGATTGGATAATTCGCCCTTTTGCTGATGACATCAAATCACAGAAAATCAAAACCCTAGTATTTATTCAAGATGGGTTCTTGCGTAGCGTGCCAATGGCAGCACTTTATGACAGTCAACAAAAGAAATATTTAGTCGAAACCTACGCAGTTGCTACAACTCCCAGTTTACGACTTACCAAGCCAACACTACGCGATCGCAGTATACAAAAGGCATTAATTTTAGGTTTAACGCAAAAGGCTACAATCGACAGTAAGACTTTCAATCCGCTTTTTGCTGTTCCCAATGAAGTTAGTGCAGTTGAAAGTATATTCCCCAATTGTACCCCCCTGATTGACGATAACTTTACCTCTAAGAATTTTCAGCAACAACTTGAGAAAACCCCATATTCGATTATCCACATAGCTAGTCACGCTCAATTTGGCATCATTCCGGAAGACACCTTCATTGTCACAGGCAAAAACCAAAAACTAACCATCAGCCAATTAGAAACATCTCTGCGAAACCTCAAAACCAAATCCGATAATATCGAACTTCTGACATTGACTGCCTGTGAAACCGCAGTTGGCGACGACCGTGCCACACTAGGATTAGCTGGAGTTGCATTGCAAGTTGGGGTTAAAAGTGCGATCGCATCTTTATGGAGTGTCACCGATGAATCGACATCCGAACTAGTCAAAACATTTTACACAAAATATCGCAACACTAGTGTGAGTATTGCTCAAGCATTGCAAACAGCCCAAATTAGAATGATTAATGCTAAAAAATTACCGTCATCTGAAAATTTGAATCCCTTATACGATCATCCTGCATATTGGGCACCAATGATTGCGATCGGTAATTGGCTTTGA
- a CDS encoding filamentous hemagglutinin outer membrane protein: MHRLHQPEKLSLKSIFYLHLISATFIFASPVQGQITPDNTLGAEASRLNQNQIINGVLSDTIDGGVRRDINLFHSFSEFNIQDGQRVYFANPTGVENILTRVTGGNGSSIFGTLGVNGTANLLLINPNGIVFGQNASLDVQGSFVGTTANGVQFGNQQLFSATNPQAPSLLMVSVPVGLQYGNHPGAIQVQGASLQVPNGQTLTLVGGTVNIDGGQLLAPGGQVELGGVSASGTVGLNNDGSLSFPVNVARDDVAIKNDAFVDVSSGGGGSIAITARNFTGTGAGTGLRAGIATDSGSVDAQAGDIDLNTTEAINLDASTVENIVGGRGKGNAGNINITANNVSLTNGAYFDTTIYGQGNAGNITITARDAVSFDGAGDFGSGAYSWVNTGAMGQGGDITITSGSLSLTNGARVSTDMRGQGDGGDISITSGSLSLTNGAYFDTTTYGQGKQPVVLGR; the protein is encoded by the coding sequence ATGCATCGATTACATCAGCCAGAAAAACTCAGTCTTAAAAGTATTTTTTATCTACACTTAATATCCGCTACATTCATCTTTGCTTCACCAGTTCAAGGACAAATCACACCCGATAACACTCTCGGTGCAGAAGCTTCTCGACTCAATCAAAATCAGATAATTAATGGCGTACTGAGTGACACAATTGACGGTGGTGTAAGACGAGACATCAATCTTTTTCATAGTTTCAGCGAGTTTAATATCCAAGATGGGCAACGTGTGTATTTTGCCAACCCCACTGGGGTAGAAAATATATTGACGCGGGTAACAGGTGGAAATGGGTCAAGTATTTTCGGGACATTGGGTGTAAATGGTACAGCAAATTTGTTGTTGATTAATCCCAATGGAATTGTATTTGGGCAGAATGCTTCTTTAGATGTGCAAGGAAGTTTTGTCGGGACAACAGCTAATGGAGTGCAGTTTGGAAATCAACAATTGTTTAGTGCAACAAATCCTCAAGCGCCTTCATTACTGATGGTGAGTGTGCCTGTAGGGTTGCAGTATGGCAACCATCCGGGGGCGATTCAAGTCCAGGGAGCGAGTTTACAGGTTCCTAATGGTCAGACTTTAACCTTGGTGGGTGGGACTGTAAATATTGATGGTGGGCAGTTACTAGCACCCGGAGGACAAGTTGAATTAGGAGGTGTTTCAGCATCAGGAACCGTTGGTTTGAATAACGATGGTAGTTTGAGTTTTCCTGTTAATGTGGCAAGAGATGATGTGGCGATCAAGAATGATGCGTTTGTAGATGTTAGTTCTGGTGGCGGCGGCAGTATTGCCATTACTGCACGCAACTTCACGGGAACAGGAGCAGGAACAGGTCTTCGTGCAGGTATTGCAACAGACTCAGGATCTGTGGATGCTCAAGCGGGAGACATTGACCTCAACACCACAGAAGCTATTAACCTGGATGCGAGCACTGTTGAAAATATAGTTGGCGGTAGAGGTAAAGGCAATGCAGGGAATATTAACATCACTGCAAACAATGTCTCCCTCACCAATGGGGCATACTTTGACACAACTATATATGGTCAAGGCAATGCCGGAAATATCACTATTACAGCGAGAGACGCAGTGTCCTTTGACGGAGCAGGCGATTTTGGTAGTGGTGCTTATAGCTGGGTGAATACTGGAGCAATGGGTCAGGGTGGTGACATTACTATCACTTCAGGCTCTCTCTCCCTCACTAATGGAGCACGGGTGAGTACAGATATGCGTGGACAAGGAGATGGAGGTGACATTAGTATCACTTCAGGCTCTCTCTCCCTCACCAATGGCGCATACTTTGACACAACTACATATGGTCAAGGCAAGCAACCTGTAGTATTGGGTAGATGA